The Bacteroidota bacterium genome segment GAAATGCTTATCAAATAAAACGAGCTGTTGAATGCCATGATTATGCTGAAATGGTTAGTCAATACAAAGATTTGGATTTTGGTCCTGCACACATTATTGTTACAGGTGATGGTCGCGTATCAAAAGGTGCTATTGAGATTCTTAAAACAGCTAATATTAAAGAAGTTAGTCCGGAAGATTTTTTGCAAAAACAATTCAATCAAGCAGTTTACGTACAGTTGGATGTCGATAAATTATATGTCCATAAGGAAAATAAGGCATTTGATTTTCAGCATTTTTTCAGTAATCCACAAGAATATAATTCTCAGTTCGAAGACTATCTTATTAAAGGCAATGTACTTATTAATGGCATGTACTGGGATCCAAAAGCTCCGCGATTGTTCGAAAAAGAAAGAATTCAGCAAGAAAATTTCAATGTCAAAATCATTGCAGATGTGAGTTGTGATATAAATGGTTCTGTTCCTATAACTACTCGAGCCACAACCATTGCCGATCCTGTTTATGGTTATTCAGCTGAAAACATGGATGAATGCTCTGCTTTTTCTGCTAAAAGCATTGATATGATGACAGTTGATAATTTGCCGAACGAGCTTCCACGTGATGCTTCATCTTTGTTTGGAGAAGTGCTTTCTGAAAAAATAATTCCTTTGTTTATTGAAAATACAGATCATCCAATTCTGGCAAATGCGTCAATTGTACGCGGTGGAAAACTAACAAAACAGTACACCTACTTGCAAAACTATGTGGATGGCAACGAATAGTATTTTTCTTCAGCCTTGGCCTTTTCCTCAGCCTATTTTTTATCTTTGTATATGCAAATACACATTCTGACCATATTCCCCAATATGTTGGAGAGCTTCTTCAGTGAGTCCATCATCAAAAGGGCACATAAAAAAGGTCTGGCAACAATTTTCATGCATGATATACGTGAATTTGGTATTGAAAGTGGGATTCGAAAACAAGTAGATGACTATGCATTTGGTGGTGGAGCTGGTATGGTTATGCGTATTGAGCCTGTGGTTAGATGTTTGGAAAAACTGGAAACAGAAGGAAAGTTTGATGAAGTAATTTTCATGACACCCGATGGTGAAGTTCTGGAACAACAGCTATCAAATAAGCTATCACAAAAGAAGAGAATTGCCATTATTTGTGGTCGTTATAAAGGCATCGATCAGCGGATACGAGATCATTTTGTTAGTCGTGAAATATCCATTGGCGATTATGTTTTGACTGGTGGAGAATTGGCAGCAGCTGTTCTATCTGATACAATAATCCGCTTAATTCCAGGTGTTTTGTCAGACGAAAGCTCCGCGTTAACCGATTCTTTTCAGGGAGATATTTTAGATGCACCTGTATATACACGCCCGGAAGAGTTCAGGGGATACAGTGTTCCTGAAATATTACTTTCTGGTGATCATCCTAAAATTGAAGAATGGCGTCATCAACAGGCACTGGACAAAACTAAAAAAAGACGACCTGATTTATTTGATAAACTATAATTAGCTGTACGATTCTGTTATCCTTTTCAAGAATTTTCTCTATATTTAACTAAGTTTTAAATAAGCTAAATAGCGAAATAATACATGTAATATTATTTTCTTCTCAATGCAATATAATTTATCTTGTTTTTAAACTACTTTCTTAACGATTAAACTATTGAAATGAAACAATTCTTCTATCTATTCTTACTTGGAATACTTATGTATAGCAGTGTTCAGGCACAATCGAAATATGATTTTGATGTAAAGGATAATCCACAAGCAATAGAGGCTTATACAAATTATTTAGTTTCTGGAACTGATGTAGAACTCTCCATGATGAATGGTGGTTATTTTACCATCGGAACTACAAAAGGATTGTCAGCAAAAATATCGGATGATTATATGTCGCTATTATACGGACATCCCTATGCCTATACATCCTTTCCCTATATCATCATAAATGGTGAAAAAATCACTCTGGATAGATTTTTCAGGAAAGATTTACAATCGATGGAAAGCTCGGCTACTTCATTGACTTATTCTGTGAAATCGAATGAGTTTATCATAGAATTTAGTTTGGCTATTCTTCCAACAAATACATCTCTTCGGTTCAATTATAAGATTGTGAATGTTTCAGGAAGTCACCAGGAATTGGGAATGGGTTTGTTTTTTGATCCAGAAATAGGTCAGGGTGGAGATGGTCAGGTAGCTATTAATAATCAGTTTATAATGTCGGATAGTAATTTTATTATAACTTTTCCAAATGATTT includes the following:
- a CDS encoding alanine dehydrogenase; translated protein: MLKIGIKYEGKIPPDTRVPLIPENLVKLKAQFPDLEIKVEKSATRCYKDEEYEKAGFRPVSDISDCDIIFGVKETKIDRLLANKTYLFFSHTIKKQDYNRKKMQKMLDRNIRMIDYEMLKDSDGNRIIGFGRFAGIVGAHYALWMWGRKRNAYQIKRAVECHDYAEMVSQYKDLDFGPAHIIVTGDGRVSKGAIEILKTANIKEVSPEDFLQKQFNQAVYVQLDVDKLYVHKENKAFDFQHFFSNPQEYNSQFEDYLIKGNVLINGMYWDPKAPRLFEKERIQQENFNVKIIADVSCDINGSVPITTRATTIADPVYGYSAENMDECSAFSAKSIDMMTVDNLPNELPRDASSLFGEVLSEKIIPLFIENTDHPILANASIVRGGKLTKQYTYLQNYVDGNE
- the trmD gene encoding tRNA (guanosine(37)-N1)-methyltransferase TrmD, whose amino-acid sequence is MQIHILTIFPNMLESFFSESIIKRAHKKGLATIFMHDIREFGIESGIRKQVDDYAFGGGAGMVMRIEPVVRCLEKLETEGKFDEVIFMTPDGEVLEQQLSNKLSQKKRIAIICGRYKGIDQRIRDHFVSREISIGDYVLTGGELAAAVLSDTIIRLIPGVLSDESSALTDSFQGDILDAPVYTRPEEFRGYSVPEILLSGDHPKIEEWRHQQALDKTKKRRPDLFDKL